One segment of Fimbriiglobus ruber DNA contains the following:
- a CDS encoding DNA methyltransferase — MRKQEGNIRDPEQIRRIMLKELKIADIKVGSRHRKDMGDLTSLAESIRQEGLLQPIGVTEKLELVFGERRLRAQRDILKKTTILARIVDVRSIIAGEYAENEVRKDFTPSERVAIAKAIEQQIGNRRGQRTDRLREKIPEVAPGKRTRQAAAEKAGFGNDQTYRQAAKVVAHGTPKLIQAMDEGKVSISAASILACTGTTEQDSVLELDEKAILQAAKEIKTRQAEKRAEHQEAKTPKPQARPKTERLKATRLIHGDCRKELKKLSDQSVDLLLTDPPYPEIDREYGRLTETEWHALMKTAVTEGRRVLKPTGSMVVILQPNFEKVGQMRLWLWEFVTWAGREWNLVQDVYWWSHDTMPLSGTNRKQGLLRHSVKMCVWLGPANCYRNQDNVLWLPSDEIFASRKSDSAMRTSRSGRNYRNDQIAGTAEERGGSTPFNLIPVAAGGSAAADIQHPASTPYDVAAWWVKYLLPQGGVLLDCFAGSGTMLVAGLDFGASKVIGIEQQKKYIVIAEKRIVEG; from the coding sequence ATGCGCAAACAAGAGGGGAACATCCGTGACCCCGAACAGATTCGGCGCATCATGCTCAAAGAACTCAAGATCGCAGACATCAAAGTAGGCTCACGCCATCGAAAGGACATGGGTGATCTCACGTCTCTGGCCGAGAGCATTCGTCAGGAAGGACTCCTTCAACCCATCGGCGTGACCGAGAAGCTGGAACTGGTCTTTGGCGAACGGCGGCTCCGGGCGCAAAGGGATATCCTCAAGAAAACAACGATCCTGGCCCGCATCGTGGACGTGCGGAGCATCATTGCCGGAGAATACGCCGAGAACGAGGTCCGAAAGGATTTCACGCCGTCCGAGCGGGTCGCCATCGCCAAGGCCATCGAACAGCAGATCGGCAATCGCCGTGGGCAACGCACGGATCGACTTCGGGAAAAAATTCCCGAAGTTGCACCGGGCAAACGGACCCGTCAAGCCGCTGCGGAAAAGGCCGGGTTCGGCAACGATCAAACCTACCGACAAGCTGCCAAGGTCGTGGCCCACGGCACCCCCAAGCTCATCCAGGCAATGGATGAGGGCAAAGTCAGTATTTCTGCGGCGTCGATTCTGGCTTGCACAGGTACAACCGAACAAGATTCCGTCCTTGAACTTGACGAGAAGGCGATTCTTCAAGCGGCCAAAGAGATCAAGACGAGGCAGGCCGAGAAACGTGCGGAGCATCAGGAGGCGAAGACGCCCAAGCCCCAAGCCCGTCCGAAGACGGAGCGACTGAAGGCGACCCGCCTGATCCACGGCGATTGTCGGAAAGAACTCAAAAAGCTGTCTGACCAGAGCGTCGATCTGCTATTAACAGACCCGCCTTATCCGGAGATCGACCGAGAATATGGTCGTCTAACAGAAACCGAGTGGCACGCTCTAATGAAGACGGCCGTGACCGAAGGGCGACGGGTACTGAAACCCACTGGCTCGATGGTCGTGATCTTGCAGCCGAACTTTGAGAAGGTCGGCCAGATGCGGCTTTGGCTGTGGGAATTCGTGACATGGGCCGGTCGAGAGTGGAATCTGGTTCAGGACGTGTATTGGTGGAGCCACGATACCATGCCCCTGAGTGGGACGAATCGCAAACAAGGGCTTCTTCGGCACTCGGTCAAGATGTGCGTGTGGCTGGGACCAGCGAACTGCTACCGCAATCAGGACAATGTTCTCTGGCTACCTTCAGACGAGATCTTTGCCAGCCGGAAATCGGACTCGGCGATGCGCACGTCACGGTCGGGCAGAAACTACCGGAATGACCAAATCGCCGGAACTGCCGAAGAACGTGGCGGATCGACCCCATTCAATCTGATCCCTGTGGCAGCAGGTGGATCGGCGGCGGCAGACATTCAGCATCCAGCGTCGACTCCTTACGACGTTGCCGCATGGTGGGTTAAGTATCTCCTTCCGCAAGGCGGCGTGCTGCTGGATTGCTTCGCAGGTTCGGGAACCATGCTCGTCGCTGGCCTGGATTTCGGGGCTTCCAAAGTCATCGGAATAGAACAGCAGAAGAAATACATCGTGATTGCCGAGAAGCGGATCGTGGAGGGGTAA
- a CDS encoding bifunctional RecB family nuclease/DEAD/DEAH box helicase, with product MPSPSVSLPVLPRDGPMRLTPTDVSQFVRLEQCERYLRFRLAERAGQKFMEEYDVIPQRITPLLSLSGSTFEEGIEADLGKRFPSVQFAAKYSLDHNRPANNAEVVAEAKKLKPGQSVLLFQARMDAELHGWRLRGDVDLMRLERVADNTLHVLIGDMKSTTEAKVEHRLQVAFYRLMLEHILRDGGIAHAPVQTGILFRPTADPTPDEEEEFKPLREAAQAVFGLKDSLLEVVADPDAYLQSAHDLVLGKDSVARQVSEAPFENIPYCLSFKCDGCLYNEFCMKWSAEREDLSLLPYMTGTEKEALRRVGVTTVQALATLKDFAPSTGGKQSTELVPAPGREAQVKQIAATWPVGPRLDELVHRARSFRRSVRKDGTQALSYVPGKGNSTLPVSKPDINPNLVRIFLDAQQDYLEGRVYLLGALVVACKDGSPVGRKAVVHLTDGPPDTAAKERELFQGWTKELLKTVIELAQGGTGEKKSAPIHVVFFDRYEQRVMLEALARNFPPILEATPPLYDFLTQIAAFDSPIASFLDEEMRTFKNYPMTCQSLQSVAQYLKFDWNTPHKFREAFKARLFDNIGKLDIDGQSEWYTRRSRFASSLPLEYAYAAWGQLPKAGKHDEFADFRGTTTDLLTAFETRRLEALEHVAGSIQGNPNTQKSPFVLPDLAHYEDKAHDLAHALHEFVTIERLVALGDWKATRHAPPERRVLMGDCLLLRYVEADQEPGVAEQNRENERRRQKREALAAAFKAVNPDKQFRLNKDQSAECKWSPEGLRLRLRIEVEGVDCDLHELLLMSTLRDGDRLVLYPRLTVDERLPKDQQTEFTPTPKQMLYGPRAELLRIVAAKKDDAGRVTEAFAEVELKESRGGDWSKPYVFQAINRTLEGDKLYTLDPCPNEWYSYWCAQVVNGLCDGSPNVLYDRLVTPPHGDGGGLPGQKAFLAGLDAFHQAGLFHDFEASKREFIGGHGRTPVLLVQGPPGTGKSFSAAFAVFARLQAAMAEGRPYQVFLSCKTHAATDVLLKNVLEVQEKLRGFRDANPTLFASHFDARLLDVPLYRVAPNNPPPVGVIHLQKDAEKEKGEDYNADILQEQQWSVVGITPGGTYGMLKKKWSKCVFGHQLCDLLVLDEASQMNLPEAIMAALPMKEDAPLIVVGDHRQMPPIVKHDWQGEARRTFQQYQVYESLFDTLRAQHPPMIQFTESFRLHATMAEFLRQEVYRHDGIAYHSKKTDLLAAHPDENDLVAAVLRPDYPLVVVTHDEAESQVRNPFEQSLIEPILKALVDPAKYGLSAEHGLGIVVPHRAQRAALQQAFPELCVLDPASGLPLRSAIDTVERFQGGERTVILVSATESDRAYLLASSTFLLDPRRLTVAVSRAKRKMILVASRSIFTLLSPKEETYQNALLWKNLLLRTCPTLLWEGERGGKRVAVWGGSTEAGHRGTRK from the coding sequence ATGCCGAGTCCCAGCGTCTCACTCCCCGTACTGCCCCGTGACGGCCCGATGCGGCTGACGCCCACGGACGTTTCGCAGTTCGTCCGCCTGGAGCAGTGCGAGCGCTACCTCCGGTTCCGGCTGGCCGAGCGAGCGGGCCAGAAGTTCATGGAAGAGTACGACGTGATCCCGCAGCGGATCACGCCCCTCCTGTCCCTCTCCGGCAGCACGTTCGAGGAGGGCATTGAGGCGGACCTGGGCAAGCGGTTCCCCAGCGTGCAATTCGCCGCCAAGTATTCGCTCGACCATAACCGCCCGGCCAACAACGCCGAGGTCGTCGCCGAGGCCAAGAAGCTCAAACCCGGCCAGTCGGTGCTTCTGTTCCAGGCCCGCATGGACGCCGAACTCCACGGCTGGCGGCTCCGGGGCGACGTGGACCTGATGCGGCTGGAGCGTGTGGCGGACAACACGCTGCACGTCCTGATCGGCGACATGAAATCCACGACCGAGGCCAAGGTCGAACACCGCCTCCAGGTCGCCTTCTACCGGCTCATGTTGGAACACATCCTCCGGGACGGCGGCATCGCCCACGCCCCGGTCCAGACCGGCATCCTGTTCCGACCGACCGCCGACCCGACCCCGGACGAGGAGGAAGAATTCAAGCCGCTGCGGGAAGCGGCCCAGGCGGTCTTCGGCCTCAAGGACTCGCTGCTCGAAGTCGTCGCCGACCCCGACGCCTACCTTCAGTCGGCCCACGACCTCGTGCTGGGTAAGGATTCCGTCGCCCGGCAGGTGTCCGAGGCCCCGTTCGAGAACATCCCGTATTGCCTGTCGTTCAAGTGCGACGGCTGCTTGTACAACGAGTTCTGCATGAAGTGGAGCGCCGAGCGGGAAGACCTCTCGCTGCTCCCGTACATGACCGGCACGGAGAAGGAAGCGCTGCGGCGGGTCGGCGTCACCACGGTCCAGGCCCTCGCCACGCTCAAGGATTTCGCCCCCTCGACGGGCGGCAAGCAATCCACCGAACTCGTCCCGGCTCCGGGCCGGGAGGCCCAGGTCAAGCAGATCGCCGCCACATGGCCGGTCGGCCCCCGGCTGGATGAACTGGTCCACCGGGCCAGGAGCTTCCGCCGCTCTGTCCGCAAGGACGGCACGCAGGCCCTCTCCTACGTCCCCGGCAAGGGCAACAGCACGCTGCCGGTATCGAAGCCCGACATCAACCCGAACCTCGTCCGCATCTTCTTGGACGCCCAGCAGGATTACCTCGAAGGCCGGGTGTACCTGCTCGGTGCGCTGGTCGTCGCCTGTAAGGACGGGTCGCCGGTCGGCAGGAAGGCCGTGGTCCACCTGACGGACGGCCCGCCCGACACGGCGGCGAAGGAGCGAGAACTCTTCCAGGGCTGGACGAAGGAACTGTTGAAGACCGTCATCGAGTTGGCCCAGGGAGGAACCGGCGAGAAGAAGTCCGCCCCGATCCACGTCGTCTTCTTCGACCGCTACGAGCAGCGGGTGATGCTGGAGGCGCTGGCCCGCAACTTCCCGCCGATCCTGGAGGCCACGCCGCCGCTGTACGACTTCCTGACGCAGATCGCCGCCTTCGACTCGCCCATCGCCAGCTTCTTGGACGAGGAGATGCGGACGTTCAAGAACTACCCGATGACGTGCCAATCGCTCCAGTCGGTCGCCCAATACCTGAAGTTCGACTGGAACACCCCGCACAAGTTCCGGGAGGCGTTCAAGGCCCGCCTCTTCGACAACATCGGCAAGCTGGACATCGACGGGCAGAGCGAGTGGTACACCCGCCGCTCCCGGTTCGCCAGTTCGCTGCCGCTGGAGTACGCCTACGCCGCCTGGGGCCAGTTGCCGAAGGCGGGCAAGCACGACGAGTTCGCCGACTTCCGGGGAACGACCACGGACTTGCTGACGGCCTTCGAGACACGGCGGCTGGAGGCGCTCGAACACGTCGCCGGGTCGATCCAGGGGAACCCGAACACGCAAAAGTCGCCGTTCGTGCTGCCCGACCTCGCCCACTACGAGGACAAGGCCCACGACCTCGCCCACGCCCTGCACGAGTTCGTCACCATAGAGCGGCTGGTGGCGCTCGGCGACTGGAAGGCGACCCGGCACGCCCCGCCCGAACGCCGGGTGCTGATGGGCGACTGCCTGCTGCTCCGTTACGTCGAGGCCGACCAGGAGCCGGGCGTGGCCGAGCAGAACCGGGAGAACGAACGGCGGAGGCAGAAGCGGGAGGCGCTGGCGGCGGCGTTCAAGGCCGTAAACCCCGACAAGCAGTTCCGGCTCAACAAAGACCAGTCCGCCGAGTGCAAGTGGTCGCCGGAGGGCCTGCGGCTGCGGCTCCGCATCGAGGTCGAGGGCGTCGATTGCGACCTGCACGAACTGCTGCTGATGTCCACCCTGCGGGACGGCGACCGGTTGGTGCTGTACCCCCGGCTGACCGTGGACGAGCGGCTGCCGAAGGACCAGCAGACCGAGTTCACGCCGACGCCCAAGCAGATGCTCTACGGCCCACGGGCCGAACTCCTCCGCATCGTCGCCGCCAAGAAGGACGACGCCGGGCGGGTCACGGAGGCGTTCGCCGAGGTCGAGTTGAAGGAGTCCCGTGGCGGCGACTGGTCGAAGCCTTACGTCTTCCAGGCGATCAACCGGACCCTGGAGGGCGACAAGCTCTACACGCTCGATCCGTGTCCGAACGAGTGGTACTCGTACTGGTGCGCCCAGGTGGTGAACGGCCTGTGCGACGGGTCGCCGAACGTCTTGTACGACCGGCTGGTGACGCCGCCCCACGGTGATGGGGGTGGGCTTCCCGGTCAGAAGGCGTTCCTGGCCGGGTTGGACGCCTTCCACCAGGCGGGTCTGTTCCACGACTTCGAGGCCAGCAAACGGGAGTTCATTGGCGGTCATGGTCGGACGCCGGTGCTGCTGGTCCAAGGACCGCCCGGCACAGGGAAAAGTTTTTCCGCCGCCTTCGCCGTCTTCGCTCGCCTGCAAGCAGCGATGGCCGAGGGCCGTCCCTACCAAGTGTTCTTGTCGTGCAAGACCCACGCAGCCACCGACGTGTTGCTGAAGAATGTTCTGGAGGTCCAGGAGAAGTTGCGAGGTTTTCGGGACGCCAACCCCACGTTGTTCGCCTCGCACTTCGACGCCCGCCTTCTCGACGTGCCCCTTTACCGGGTGGCCCCCAACAACCCGCCGCCTGTCGGCGTGATCCACTTGCAGAAAGACGCCGAGAAGGAGAAGGGCGAAGACTACAACGCTGACATCCTTCAGGAGCAGCAGTGGTCCGTCGTGGGAATCACGCCGGGCGGCACCTACGGGATGTTGAAGAAGAAATGGTCGAAGTGCGTCTTCGGGCACCAACTCTGCGATCTCCTGGTGCTGGACGAAGCCAGCCAGATGAATCTGCCGGAAGCGATCATGGCGGCGCTGCCGATGAAGGAGGACGCCCCACTGATCGTCGTCGGCGATCACCGCCAGATGCCGCCCATCGTGAAGCACGACTGGCAGGGTGAAGCCCGTCGCACTTTCCAACAGTACCAGGTGTACGAAAGCCTGTTCGACACGCTGCGGGCACAGCACCCGCCCATGATCCAGTTCACTGAGAGCTTCCGGCTTCATGCAACGATGGCGGAATTCTTGAGACAAGAAGTCTACCGGCACGACGGGATCGCTTATCACTCGAAGAAAACGGACTTGCTGGCGGCGCATCCCGATGAAAACGATCTGGTTGCCGCCGTGCTGCGGCCTGACTACCCGTTGGTGGTGGTGACGCACGACGAGGCCGAAAGCCAAGTACGGAACCCGTTCGAGCAGTCGCTCATCGAACCGATCCTGAAGGCGCTGGTAGACCCGGCGAAGTACGGCCTTAGTGCCGAACACGGCCTGGGGATCGTAGTACCTCACCGGGCACAGCGGGCTGCCCTCCAGCAAGCCTTTCCTGAGTTGTGCGTCCTCGACCCGGCCAGTGGCCTTCCCTTGAGATCGGCCATCGACACGGTGGAGCGGTTCCAAGGCGGCGAGCGGACGGTCATCCTGGTGAGCGCCACGGAGTCCGACCGAGCCTACCTTCTTGCATCAAGTACGTTTCTTCTGGACCCTCGACGACTGACGGTGGCTGTGAGCCGGGCGAAGCGGAAGATGATTTTGGTGGCGAGCCGCAGCATCTTCACCCTGTTAAGCCCGAAAGAGGAGACGTACCAGAACGCCTTACTGTGGAAGAACCTATTGCTGCGCACCTGCCCGACCCTTCTGTGGGAAGGGGAGCGGGGCGGAAAGCGGGTGGCGGTATGGGGCGGGAGTACCGAGGCCGGTCACAGGGGAACACGCAAATGA
- a CDS encoding HEPN domain-containing protein, translating into MSQDAEKEARLDTTLFDSFEYQGYFWLPATPDRKIPGVVRFASSDITLSLLGMLVETTLQQLAVVGPPFKADIILGQAQNGKKLTLYECTQIGTSTTIPHGTGSSTLSAGCLLIGKHFGSKADLLFHSLSINYLHLEEWLAYKPFPPQDEEKDAAGETTTYLSRYVVPDKLNYPVASLGCDILIDSQMFFGGFASFHKESREHVALLTVKPAAKQPFDWFLERIVDLQNLLTLLIGEPTFPKRTVLYGDEIAGPGFTYREDIQLFFHPAHGKIGERLHPVKMLAMFPAVSAHFGTILDSWFAKRELLENVCDLFFGVIYNNYLFLQFRFLGLIQALETYCRRVQGGKYLPEADYEKIAAALKAALPTTTPQDLRNSLVQGKIKYGNEYSLRKRLRELLCSLEDDTTKLVTPTLGKFCEEVTATRNYLTHYSSELQAQAFKGGDLYAAYLRLRLLVTIVLLKELGLDEKAIRDLLANSHSRLAESARMGYTVYV; encoded by the coding sequence ATGTCGCAAGATGCCGAAAAGGAGGCACGCCTTGATACGACCCTGTTCGACTCATTCGAGTACCAGGGTTACTTCTGGCTGCCAGCGACACCAGATCGGAAAATCCCAGGCGTTGTTCGGTTCGCCAGTTCCGACATCACGTTGAGCCTACTTGGGATGCTGGTCGAAACGACGCTTCAACAGCTTGCGGTTGTGGGACCGCCGTTCAAGGCTGACATTATTCTGGGACAAGCCCAGAACGGCAAGAAGCTGACCCTCTACGAATGCACGCAGATCGGAACCAGCACAACTATCCCACACGGTACAGGGAGTTCCACCCTGTCCGCAGGCTGCCTCCTCATTGGCAAGCACTTCGGGTCGAAGGCCGACTTGCTCTTTCATTCACTGTCTATCAACTACCTTCACTTGGAGGAGTGGCTTGCGTACAAGCCATTCCCGCCACAAGATGAAGAGAAAGACGCCGCAGGCGAAACGACGACCTACCTCTCTCGGTATGTAGTGCCGGACAAACTCAATTATCCAGTAGCCTCGCTCGGTTGCGACATCCTCATAGACTCGCAGATGTTCTTCGGTGGCTTTGCCAGCTTCCATAAGGAGAGCCGTGAGCATGTGGCACTATTGACGGTGAAACCTGCGGCGAAGCAGCCATTCGACTGGTTCCTAGAGCGTATTGTCGATCTCCAGAACCTCTTGACCCTGCTCATCGGCGAGCCGACGTTTCCCAAGCGCACGGTTCTATACGGCGACGAGATTGCCGGGCCTGGATTTACATATCGGGAAGACATTCAACTTTTCTTCCATCCGGCCCACGGCAAAATTGGGGAGAGGCTCCACCCTGTCAAGATGCTTGCCATGTTCCCTGCTGTTTCGGCACACTTTGGGACGATCCTCGATTCCTGGTTCGCCAAGAGAGAACTGCTGGAGAACGTCTGCGATCTCTTCTTCGGCGTGATTTACAACAACTACCTCTTCCTTCAATTTCGCTTTCTTGGCCTGATTCAAGCCCTAGAGACCTACTGCCGCCGAGTCCAAGGTGGAAAGTACCTCCCTGAAGCTGATTACGAGAAAATCGCCGCTGCATTGAAGGCAGCGTTGCCGACGACTACTCCACAAGACCTTCGCAACAGCCTCGTTCAAGGCAAGATCAAGTACGGGAATGAATACTCGTTGCGTAAGCGGCTTCGTGAGTTACTCTGCTCACTGGAAGACGACACAACAAAGCTGGTCACGCCTACGCTGGGAAAGTTCTGCGAAGAAGTTACTGCAACTAGAAATTATCTAACCCACTATTCTAGCGAACTTCAGGCCCAGGCGTTCAAGGGGGGAGATTTGTACGCCGCCTACCTTCGGCTGCGACTGCTCGTGACTATCGTGCTGCTGAAGGAGCTTGGTCTCGACGAAAAGGCCATCAGGGATTTACTTGCCAATAGCCACTCTCGTTTGGCTGAGAGTGCGAGAATGGGGTACACGGTGTATGTGTAG
- the brxL gene encoding BREX system Lon protease-like protein BrxL produces MKTRFKDAFRGKVVNKRLTVNTGVDEFPRFVVEYLIDNYCTEESFQDDLQQVIKRLRENFVHGAEAEKIRHQIRETRNHSIIANLEVRLQETEDKYWGTIGAINESFVNVTESLVRQYPMLLSGGMWGTISLTYDETEVHNKKIRPFKVTEFTPFQISIIDLNEYIEKRRQFEADDWLDFLINSIGLNPVPLSRREKLLYLWRLVPLVEANCNTIELAPRETGKTYIYRNQSYYVTVLSGGKATPASLFINNATGKVGVVGSRDVVVFDEIANTDFTDPKALVSIMQGYMQDAKFSRGKKEILAFASIVMVGNIDIQAKLPHEKYYHLFEPLPDFLQVEAFIDRLHSYLPGWEIPKIHPGSLAQDYGFITDYFCEIMHELRRKDVLGPLKGRFQLLDTSTAKAGITGRDVRGVEKVLSGLLKLMYPHGEVTDEQLGELLEVAIEGRQRVRHQLHLMAAGEYGPVVLTGKLVQSGKLVTPKLPDSQREQKVALPSAPRVGEVVGLAVIGDDRGCLLHFEMQASRGAGRIVSLGSMQKVMKESVAAAAQFIKTHAKEVGLPINWQENYDIAVLATMMGIPKEGPSAGITIVTGIVSALTGRPVRNDLAMTGEITIMGKVLAIGGVLPKLQAAIDAGCAEVLMPKENERDVQMTPDYVRNKIKVRFVSSIDEVLAAALVTLS; encoded by the coding sequence ATGAAAACCCGCTTCAAAGACGCCTTCCGGGGCAAAGTGGTCAACAAGCGACTGACCGTGAACACGGGCGTCGATGAGTTCCCCCGTTTCGTCGTCGAGTACCTGATCGACAACTACTGCACCGAAGAAAGTTTCCAGGACGACTTGCAGCAGGTCATTAAGCGGCTGAGGGAGAACTTCGTCCACGGGGCCGAGGCCGAGAAGATTCGCCATCAGATTCGGGAGACACGGAACCACAGCATCATCGCCAACCTGGAGGTCCGCCTCCAGGAGACGGAGGACAAGTATTGGGGGACAATTGGGGCGATCAACGAGAGCTTCGTGAACGTGACGGAAAGCCTTGTGCGTCAGTACCCGATGTTGCTGTCGGGCGGCATGTGGGGAACAATTTCCCTAACCTACGACGAAACCGAGGTACACAACAAGAAGATTCGCCCATTCAAGGTCACGGAGTTTACGCCCTTCCAGATTTCGATCATCGACCTCAACGAGTACATCGAAAAGCGTAGGCAGTTCGAGGCGGATGACTGGCTGGACTTCCTCATTAACTCCATCGGCCTGAACCCGGTTCCGCTCTCCCGACGTGAGAAGCTCCTCTATCTCTGGCGGCTCGTTCCGCTGGTCGAGGCGAACTGCAACACTATTGAGTTGGCTCCCAGGGAAACCGGCAAGACTTACATCTACCGCAACCAGAGCTACTACGTTACGGTGCTGTCGGGCGGCAAGGCGACCCCGGCCAGCCTGTTCATCAACAACGCCACTGGGAAGGTCGGTGTGGTCGGAAGTCGGGACGTGGTGGTGTTCGACGAAATCGCAAACACAGATTTCACCGACCCGAAGGCCCTCGTATCGATCATGCAGGGCTACATGCAGGACGCCAAGTTCAGCCGGGGGAAGAAGGAGATCTTGGCGTTCGCCTCCATCGTTATGGTCGGCAACATCGACATCCAGGCCAAGCTGCCGCATGAGAAGTATTACCACCTGTTCGAGCCACTGCCCGACTTCCTCCAAGTTGAGGCGTTCATCGACAGGCTACACAGTTACCTGCCCGGCTGGGAAATTCCCAAAATTCATCCGGGGTCGCTGGCGCAGGACTACGGTTTCATCACCGACTACTTTTGCGAGATCATGCACGAGCTTCGGCGGAAGGATGTGTTAGGGCCGCTCAAGGGCAGGTTCCAGTTGCTCGACACATCCACGGCGAAGGCGGGGATCACTGGGCGGGATGTGCGAGGCGTCGAAAAAGTGCTGTCCGGGTTGCTCAAGCTCATGTACCCGCACGGGGAAGTCACCGACGAGCAGCTTGGGGAACTCCTCGAAGTCGCCATCGAAGGGCGGCAGCGGGTGCGTCACCAGCTCCATCTGATGGCCGCAGGGGAGTACGGGCCGGTCGTCCTGACTGGCAAGTTGGTCCAGTCCGGGAAGTTGGTCACGCCGAAGCTGCCAGACTCCCAGCGGGAGCAAAAGGTCGCCCTGCCGAGTGCGCCACGGGTGGGCGAGGTCGTCGGGCTGGCAGTAATCGGCGACGACCGAGGCTGCCTTCTGCACTTCGAGATGCAGGCGTCGAGAGGGGCTGGGCGGATCGTAAGCCTCGGCTCGATGCAGAAAGTGATGAAGGAGAGCGTTGCTGCCGCCGCTCAGTTCATCAAGACGCACGCCAAGGAAGTGGGGCTGCCGATTAACTGGCAGGAGAACTACGATATCGCCGTCCTCGCCACGATGATGGGTATCCCGAAGGAAGGCCCGTCAGCCGGGATCACCATTGTCACCGGGATTGTCTCCGCTCTCACCGGCCGTCCCGTTCGTAACGATCTCGCCATGACCGGCGAGATCACGATTATGGGCAAGGTGCTTGCCATCGGCGGCGTCCTGCCAAAGCTCCAGGCCGCCATCGATGCCGGGTGCGCCGAAGTGCTGATGCCCAAGGAGAACGAACGAGACGTGCAGATGACTCCGGACTATGTACGGAACAAGATCAAGGTCCGGTTCGTGTCGTCGATTGACGAAGTGCTGGCGGCGGCGCTGGTTACGCTGTCTTGA